TTGACCCCGACAATGTAATCGACGCGCCCTGATGAAGCGAGTTCCACCAGACGACAGAGAATTTGATGACCGGAATGTTTACCGCCCCGACGATGCCGAAGATCGCAGCGGCCTTGCTGACGCTGGTGCGTTCCTCGCTCGCGTCGGCAAGCGCGATATAACCGAAATACAGGAATAGCAGGACGAGCATCGAAGTCATGCGACCGTCCCATTCCCACCATGTTCCCCATGTCGGGCGACCCCAGATCGAACCGGTGGCGAGGCAAATAGCCGTGAAAACCGCACCCGGAAGGACGGTTGCCCGTGCAGCCACTCCGGCAAGCGGGTGCCGCCATACGAGTTGCGCAATGCTGGCTAGCGTTAGGCTCGACCAGCCCGCGATGCCGAGCCACGCTGCTGGCACGTGAATGTAAAGGATACGGACGGTTTCGCCCTGCAGCGCATCCGGCGGCGTGACGAACAGCCCGCCATAGGTACCCAGCGCGATCAGCACGGCACCTACGATGCCGCACACGCCCGTCAACGGGCGCGCGAGTTTCAGGAACCGCGTGGGATTAGCGAGGGCGTGCATTGAAAGCCTCGTCTAGCGAACCGCCTGAAATCTGCAACGGGCGTTCTTATGCGCGGCCGATCAATGCCTGAGCCATGCGATCCGCAACGCGGGCTGCGGTGTCGCCGGTGGCCGCGCTTTCAGCCCATATCGTCTCCAAACGACCGGGAATCCGATCAACGCGAGCCTCAACTTCTGCGCGGTCGCCCTGCCCCAGATATTCGAGCGCGACATTGATGATTCCGCCTGCGTTTATCACGTAATCAGGCGCAAACAGGATACCACGAGCATGGAGGCGATCGCCATCGTCAGGGGTTGCAAGCTGGTTGTTCGCCCCACCCGCAACGACCTGCACGCGCAATGCGGCAATCGTTTCGGCAGTCAGTATCGCGCCCAGTGCACAAGGACTTAGGATATCGGCTTGGGTGGTCAATATGTCAGCGGCGGCAACTGCGGTGCCACCAAGCTCATCCGCCAACGCCTTTGCGCGACCGGGCGATACGTCGGCGATCGTCAGCTTGGTGCCTTCCTTAGCCAGCAGGCGGGCCAGCCCTCCGCCGACGCTGCCCACGCCTTGAATGGCGACGTGAACGCCCGACATGTCATCGCTTCCCAGTGCATGCTTGGCTGCAGCCTTCACACCAAGGAATACGCCACGCGCAGTATAGGGACCGGGGTCGCCACCTGCCGCATTACCACCCACTGGCAGTCCTGAAACAAATTTGGTTTCACGCGCAATCGCGACCATGTCGGCGTCGTTCATGCCAACGTCTTCGGCCGTCACGTACTTACCGCCGAGCGATTCGATTGCGCGACCGAACGCAGCAATCATCTCGGTTGTTTTCGTCGCATTGGCGTCAGCAAGGATAACAGCTTTTCCGCCGCCCATCGGAAGTCCAGCCATCGCGTTCTTGTAACTCATCCCGCGCGACAGACGCAGCGCGTCGGTGATTGCATCGGCGCGATTCGGATAGTGCCAGAGCCGGGTGCCTCCTGCAGCGGGACCGAGAGCCGTGGAATGAATTGCTATGATGGCTGTCAGCCCACTGTCCCGGTCGCGGAACAGGTGAACGCCCTCATGATCGTCGAAATCGGCCAAATCCCAAACGGCGACCATGACGTGTGCCCTCGATACTATAAAAGAAATGGGGCGATCGACGGGGATTGAACCCGCAACCTCCGGTACCACAAACCGGCGCTCTAACCAATTGAGCTACGATCGCCACAAGGCGCTTTAACGCGGTCGTCGCCCTACGCGCGAGCATGTCATACCGTCAAGTCACAAGCGACCGGAAAGGTGCAGGACATATCCACCCGCGAGTGGCGCAAAGCCATTTGAAGCCAGTTTGGCGATGGTTGCCGGGTCAGTCGTGCGAACCGCCAGCACAGCACGCCACTGGCCCTGTCCTGAAATACGCAGGGTAAGCCGTTGCAAGGCAGACTGGCTGACCAGTGGCAAAATCAGCTCGCCCGCATCGCAGCGCGCGGTGCCGGTCAGTACTGCCAATTCCGTTCTTCCAAGTTCGCCCGAAAAAGTCGCCCGGACACGACCATCGGCAGATGCGCAACGATCGCCGCTAAACGTCACGGTGACTTCATTGAGACTGAAACTATCGAGTGAAAGCGGCGCAAAAGCCTGCGCAACATTAAGTTTAGCGGCGACTTGCGCAATGCCGGTCAGCCCATGTGCGGCGATCAAACGGCCCTCTCCCGCGTTGCCCGACATCCCAAATTCAGCGCGACCCGCCAGCAATGCCAGCGGTCGCAAACCCGTTTTAAGATCGCCGAGCGGGACGGGACCAAAACTGGCATCGGTGAGCGATCCCGACCAGATCGTCCCACTTGCCCCCGAGCAGTGAGTCCCGTTTTGTCGAGCCCCGACAGAGCGATACCGGCACCAAGAGGACACAGAACAATCAGCGCCACGATGAGTATGACACCGAACAAGCAGATCGCGCGGACACGGGTCATGGTCGCCGCAGCCTTAACGTCGCCTCAAAACTGAGGCTGGCGTCACTATTGGGTCGTATCGCCGATTTCTCGACAAAAATACCGCGCTGCGCGAGGGTGGCGAGCCACGGAAACAGAGCCTGACTTTTAGCCGATGATATTACAACATCGACGCGGTCATCTCCCTGCGGGTCCAGTCGCGATGGCGCGAATCCCGCCTGAGTCGCGGCAGTTTCAACGGCAACCTTCAGCGATGTCCCAAGTGAAGGCGGCGCTGTGCGGATTGCACGACGGAGAGTGTCAGCTCGTGCGGAAACCCGACCCGAAACGACCGTGGCCCGGTCTAGTCGGTCCTTCGCCTCGACCCGCGCGTTTCTCAGCGGTGCAATGACCCCAAACCAAAGAATAACCGCAAAAAGCAGCGCAAACATGATTGCAAGCAGAGCCTGTTCGCGCTCACTGCGAGCGGCCCAATAAACCTTCAACCGATCGATCATCGTGCCCGCACCGTATAGTCGCTCGTCGGGCGATCACCCCCGACAACACCCCGCACGGGCGTGACGATCAACCCCAAGGCCCCCATTCGTGTTTCGAATAAAGCGAGTTCAGCGGACGTGGTTGCATGGGCGCTGAAGTGCAGGCCCGCTGTGTCAAAGCTCATTGCGCCCACCTCGACATTCGCAGCAGCGCTAGCCGCCGATGCAACGGCATCGGCCAGTGGCAGGAAGCCGCCCCCCGCCCCACCGAACGCAGCCAAGCGTTCGTCGAGTTGCGCAAGCGGATCGGCGACCACAAGACCGACCGGAAGAACCGATTGCGCAACTCCAACATTGCGCGCTTCGATATTCCGCGCAGCCCCATTCAAATGGACAAGCTGGACGATCGGCGACACGATCAGCATCGCTAGGCAAGCCGCTGCCAACCATCCAATCCGGCGGAACCGGGCCGCATCCACCGCCCAGCGACGGCGAGGCGCAAACGAACCCTGTCGCAAATCGACTTCGGGAGCGGCCGCAGCAGCGATGATCGCAGCATCGATTTCGCCTGAGTCGAGCGTCACGATTTGCCCGCCCGTTAGCAAAGGCGTCAGGACCGGGTCGTCAGCAAATGCTCCATCCCGGCCCCGGATAATCGTTTCCCACCCCAGATCCGCCACAATGAAGCCGATATCGGGCCGCTCAACGATCAGGGGCGCTGCAATGATCGCATCGGGATCAATGCCCCGCGCACCAAGTTCACCCAAATATCCAGCTATCCGGCCGCTATCCAGCACGACGACGGTTCGTTCCCCGTCGATGCTTGCGCTGACGGCGACATGGAGCGTGGCGATGGGCGAAACGCTGTTCTCGGCGACTGCCAGCCGCGCTGCACCCCGGGCCTGCGGGTCGGTCAGATTGGGTAGGACAAGTTGATGCACGACGACATCGGACGCAGGAATGACCCCAACGATCCGCGTGCCTTCGTCAGGCGATGGAAAGCCCTCTCCACGACCGTTTATCCGACCGTCTGCGATGCTCGACCAACGTGTGGGCTGCCCCATGAAGATGAC
This genomic stretch from Sphingomonas paeninsulae harbors:
- the ccmC gene encoding heme ABC transporter permease CcmC; this translates as MHALANPTRFLKLARPLTGVCGIVGAVLIALGTYGGLFVTPPDALQGETVRILYIHVPAAWLGIAGWSSLTLASIAQLVWRHPLAGVAARATVLPGAVFTAICLATGSIWGRPTWGTWWEWDGRMTSMLVLLFLYFGYIALADASEERTSVSKAAAIFGIVGAVNIPVIKFSVVWWNSLHQGASITLSGSKIAPELLWPLGLTTLGFTLLFAAIVLMRMRTILAQAKSEARMARMARA
- a CDS encoding Glu/Leu/Phe/Val family dehydrogenase, coding for MVAVWDLADFDDHEGVHLFRDRDSGLTAIIAIHSTALGPAAGGTRLWHYPNRADAITDALRLSRGMSYKNAMAGLPMGGGKAVILADANATKTTEMIAAFGRAIESLGGKYVTAEDVGMNDADMVAIARETKFVSGLPVGGNAAGGDPGPYTARGVFLGVKAAAKHALGSDDMSGVHVAIQGVGSVGGGLARLLAKEGTKLTIADVSPGRAKALADELGGTAVAAADILTTQADILSPCALGAILTAETIAALRVQVVAGGANNQLATPDDGDRLHARGILFAPDYVINAGGIINVALEYLGQGDRAEVEARVDRIPGRLETIWAESAATGDTAARVADRMAQALIGRA
- the gspN gene encoding type II secretion system protein N, with product MSSWCRYRSVGARQNGTHCSGASGTIWSGSLTDASFGPVPLGDLKTGLRPLALLAGRAEFGMSGNAGEGRLIAAHGLTGIAQVAAKLNVAQAFAPLSLDSFSLNEVTVTFSGDRCASADGRVRATFSGELGRTELAVLTGTARCDAGELILPLVSQSALQRLTLRISGQGQWRAVLAVRTTDPATIAKLASNGFAPLAGGYVLHLSGRL
- a CDS encoding type II secretion system protein M, coding for MIDRLKVYWAARSEREQALLAIMFALLFAVILWFGVIAPLRNARVEAKDRLDRATVVSGRVSARADTLRRAIRTAPPSLGTSLKVAVETAATQAGFAPSRLDPQGDDRVDVVISSAKSQALFPWLATLAQRGIFVEKSAIRPNSDASLSFEATLRLRRP
- the gspL gene encoding type II secretion system protein GspL, with the translated sequence MTGRTVVIFMGQPTRWSSIADGRINGRGEGFPSPDEGTRIVGVIPASDVVVHQLVLPNLTDPQARGAARLAVAENSVSPIATLHVAVSASIDGERTVVVLDSGRIAGYLGELGARGIDPDAIIAAPLIVERPDIGFIVADLGWETIIRGRDGAFADDPVLTPLLTGGQIVTLDSGEIDAAIIAAAAAPEVDLRQGSFAPRRRWAVDAARFRRIGWLAAACLAMLIVSPIVQLVHLNGAARNIEARNVGVAQSVLPVGLVVADPLAQLDERLAAFGGAGGGFLPLADAVASAASAAANVEVGAMSFDTAGLHFSAHATTSAELALFETRMGALGLIVTPVRGVVGGDRPTSDYTVRAR